In a genomic window of Rhopalosiphum maidis isolate BTI-1 chromosome 4, ASM367621v3, whole genome shotgun sequence:
- the LOC113550295 gene encoding calcium and integrin-binding protein 1-like: MGQKSSQFSAEELNDYQDLTYFTKKEVLIAHEKFKSLAPEKVGHNKNAKLALNKVLKLPELAANPFGERMCQVFSSSQDGDCTFEDFLDMMSVFSTMAPADVKAEHVFRIFDFDGDDMLGVGDIKKVIQCLIGEQNIFNDNDLKRLVQKIFEEVDFDDDGALSFSEFEHVTDMCPDFVKMFNIKL; the protein is encoded by the exons atgggCCAAAAATCTAGTCAATTCTCTGCTGAAGAGTTAAATGACTATCAG gatctcacttattttacaaaaaaagaagttttgat tgcGCATGAAAAGTTCAAGTCTTTAGCCCCTGAAAAAGTGggacataataaaaatgccAAATTAGCACTAAACAAGGTCCTTAAGCTTCCTGAATTAGCTGCTAATCCTTTTGGTGAACGTATGTGTCAAGTATTCAGTTCTAGTCAAGATGGGGATTGCACATTCGAAGACTTTCTAGATATGATGTCAGTATTTAGTACTATGGCACCTGCAGATGTAAAGGCTGAACATGTCTTTAGAATTTTtg attTTGATGGTGATGACATGTTGGGTGTTGGagacataaaaaaagtaattcaatgtttaattggagaacaaaatatatttaatgataatgatcTTAAACGTTtggtacaaaaaatatttgaagaagTAGATTTTGATGATGATGGCGCTCTTTCGTTTTCCGAATTTGAACATGTAACTGACATGTGTCCAGATTTTGTGAA
- the LOC113550293 gene encoding LOW QUALITY PROTEIN: uncharacterized protein LOC113550293 (The sequence of the model RefSeq protein was modified relative to this genomic sequence to represent the inferred CDS: deleted 1 base in 1 codon) — translation MASIFVHVTLQKFIIKIKISSMKTSSQELSLLAVAVKNVCMYEEPAMDENPPVKNGDPMEFSSDDILGVMKNISMVKNGLMSYENDTEQIEIGNSDADAMFTIGDNDLSSFERDLLDNVIGMAEEEVVTQYDETPTVKENFNKFVNKGKMLSERLQKILSKLQNIQLKTMSKCSTQEIYNVLQSQKSNAIKNIKSTLLKVQKRQSNPFLKSLLCDEIKDGEKVFGMLESQIKTVNEDYDSEATASDSESDTLGETSEEELQASTCPIEKRNSWKWLHERASIAYRLTWLVNVMSDIEFKINFYNEALNRYSSHPYIQDQEEESGRRCFPYEPKTQHRMLMQPPLINLAAALKKGDKAKLNRINPCDCYGIDSCPTCVSLQRHSNDSGHFLSDTFHPVLSYSKDISLNVALSNELGKSSFHQKQKNKSSSDTDFNKYFVDRTPEQSPTIRQVPPVKLQNAWPTRNDPITKYNRNQRQARKRRRIRYSKHKRSRMDEDYKYNSRRSSESICDDDDLDEAYDEDNYDSDPDYSPWFPRTGDKTYNAKREYDIDNIVIPYSIAAASRVEMVKYKEIVTPKWRIVKELDVDPVEFAATVPEPEVVEDLDDGKRSAHHEACEMEERMRFRTIKKQTERTHKNSGHCSSGENTSEAMSPLFESRSPMPTVEEEPDAGPSTQDWNQ, via the exons ATGGCATCAATATTTGTTCATGTAACACTgcagaaatttataataaaaatcaaaatttcgtCTATGAAAACGTCTTCCCAAGAGTTATCTTTATTGGCGGTTGCTGTAAAAAACGTTTGTATGTACGAGGAACCAGCCATGGACGAGAATCCACCTGTAAAGAATGGGGATCCCATGGAATTTTCCTCCGATGACATACTTGgtgtaatgaaaaatatttcaatggtCAAAAATGGCCTAATGTCTTATGAAAATGATACCGAACAAATTGAAATTGGTAATAGTGATGCAGATGCAATGTTTACAATTGGGGATAATGACTTGAGTTCTTTTGAAAGAGATCTATTAGATAATGTAATTGGAATGGCTGAAGAAGAAGTTGTTACTCAATATGATGAAACACCTACtgtaaaagaaaatttcaacaaatttGTAAACAAAGGTAAAATGTTAAGTGAGCgacttcaaaaaatattatcaaagttacaaaatatacaactaaaaaCTATGAGCAAGTGTTCCACTCAAGAAATCTATAATGTGTTACAATCACAAAAAAGTaatgctattaaaaatatcaaatcaaCATTGCTCAAAGTTCAAAAAAGGCAATCCAATCCATTTTTGAAAAGTTTACTTTGTGATGAAATTAAAGATGGTGAAAAAGTCTTTGGAATGCTAGAGTCACaaattaaaacagtaaatGAAGATTACGACTCGGAAGCAACAGCTAGTGATTCAGAAAGTGATACATTAGGAGAAACTAGTGAAGAAGAATTACAAGCATCTACTTGTCCTATAGAAAAAAGAAATTCTTGGAAATGGCTTCATGAACGGGCAAGTATTGCGTACAGATTAACTTGGTTGGTTAATGTTATGTCC GATATAGagttcaaaatcaatttttataatgaagcATTAAATCGATATTCTTCTCATCCATATATACAAGACCAGGAAGAAGAATCTGGTAGAAGATGTTTTCCATATGAACCAAAAACTCAGCATAGAATGTTAATGCAACCTCCACTCATAAACCTGGCTGCAGCTTTAAAAAAGGGAGACAAAGCCaaattaaatcgtattaatCCATGTGATTGCTATGGGATTGATTCTTGTCCTACTTGTGTAAGTCTTCAGCGCCATTCAAATGATTCTGGTCATTTTTTGAGTGATACTTTTCACCCAGTCCTATCATATTCTAAAGATATTTCTTTGAATGTTGCGTTATCTAATGAGTTAGGAAAATCATCGTttcatcaaaaacaaaaaaataagtctTCATCTGAtacagattttaataaatattttgtggatCGGACTCCTGAACAAAGTCCTACTATTAGGCAAGTTCCACCTGTTAAATTACAAAACGCTTGGCCTACCCGCAATGATCCAATTACTAAATACAATCGAAATCAAAGACAAGCAAGAAAAAGGAGACGTATACGTTATAGTAAACATAAAAGAAGTAGAATGGAtgaagattataaatataacagtcGAAGAAGTAGTGAAAGTATTTGTGACGATGATGATCTTGATGAGGCTTATGATGAAGACAATTATGATTCTGATCCAGATTATAGCCCTTGGTTTCCAAGAACAGGAGATAAAACTTACAATGCTAAGCGTGAGTATGATATTGACAACATTGTAATACCCTACAGTATTGCTGCTGCATCAAGAGTTGAAATGGTCAAGTATAAAGAAATAGTAACCCCTAAATGGCGAATTGTAAAAGAATTAGATGTAGATCCAGTTGAATTTGCTGCAACAGTTCCAGAACCAGAAGTTGTTGAAGATCTTGATGATGGTAAACGTAGTGCTCATCATGAAGCATGTGAAATGGAAGAACGAATGAGATTTAGAACTATAAAGAAACAAACAGAACGCACACATAAGAATAGTGGTCATTGTAGTAGTGGTGAAAATACATCTGAAGCAATGTCGCCACTATTTGAAAGTCGATCCCCAATGCCTACTGTTGAAGAGGAACCCGATGCAGGACCTAGTACTCAAGATTggaaccaataa